The sequence ACGTTCCCATCAAAATAAAATGGTTTCATATCATCAATAGGACGATCTGCATAACGTTGGACAATCGCTACTGCATGAGGCCCTTGGATTGCTATTTGTCCATATTCATCTGACACATTCTTTACTGTTACGTCAAAAGCATCAGCATGACTAGCTAACCATTGATAATCCTTTTCTGTGTTTGACGCATTCACAACTAGTAAATAATTTGTTTCTGAATGACGATAAACAATTAAATCATCTACACAACCACCATCTTCATAACACATAATGTTATATTGAGCTTGATTATCAGACATTTTACTTAGATCATTTGATAACAATTTTTGCAAGAAAGGTAGTGCATCATTGCCTCTTACTGTAATTTCACCCATGTGAGAAACATCAAAAAGCCCCGCAGCTTCACGCACTGCTTGATGTTCTTCTTTTATCCCACTAAATTGGACAGGTAATTCCCATCCTCCAAAATCAATTGTTTTGCCGCCAAATTCACTATAACCCGCAAAAATCGGCGTGTGTTTTAACTCACTCATGGCTATGTCCCCTTTCAAAAGTTGCTTATTCTTCGCACAGAACAAAAACAAGGACGCACAAAAAAACTGTGCGTCCCTGTTTTCCTGATCTTACATCAGAATTTCAGAGGCGTAACACGCATCGATCCTTTTGCCTGAGAGTTTCATGAGGATTCATTTGCCCCTTCGGCGATGCTTGCGCATTCTCTCGCGATACGTTATTCCACTAAAAGTATTTCTAACACTTCAATAATACCATATTCATAATTGTTCGACAATACTTAACATTTAGTTAATTCAGCAAATATTAAACGCTTACTATTTATTAAAAGTGAACATTTGAGGTAGTTTGTCTGTTTAAAGTTCGCTTTTTAGATAAAAAGGACATTATTTGTACATGTCGAATAGGTAAGTTAACAAAATACCGAGGAGGTCGTCTTATCGATATCGCCAAAATCTGTAACAATCTAATTACAATGGCCTTAAAAAACAAGTACAGCGATATTCATTTCACTCCTAAAACGACCCATTACGCGCTTTATTTCCGCTCAAATGGAACACTTTCTTTTTTACAGAAGCTTTCACTTGAAATTTCTGAGCGTTGCATTACCTTTTTAAAATATAATAGTGGTCTTGATATTGGTGAACAACAACTTCCACAAAGCGGTCGTTATGAGTGGCCAGAGCTGACCGGAGTTTCAATTCGCATTTCTGTCATCCCTAATTATCGCTCATTGCCTTCATTAGTACTGCGATGTGTGTCACCTGTTCATCAATTACCACTTGCACTTTTTCAATATCAGGAAGCAAAATTAAAAGATTTAATCGCTCAGAAAAGTGGCTTACTACTTTTCAGCGGTGCAGTCGGAAGTGGTAAAACAGCAACGATATACAGCTTGTTAGAATATATCTCCCAAAAACCCTATAAAAATATCTTAACCATTGAAGACCCTGTTGAAATCCCCTCGCCTTTTCTCACTCAGTTTCAAATCAATCAAACTGCCGGCTTTTCTTTTGACGTTGCCTTACGCGCTACTTTACGACATGACCCTGACATCCTAATGATTGGTGAAATACGCGATAGTGAAACAGCTAAAATGGCGCTTCGGATGGCCTTGACGGGTCATCTTGTCGTCGCAACCATTCACTCCTCTCATTCACTTGGTGTTCTTTATCGTTTAAAAAACCTTGGATTACCACCAACAGATTTAAAACAAGCTTTACTCGCTATTATTTCCCAAAAATTTGTCCCGATACAACACCACTTGGTACAACGCGCACTAATTTATGAAATACTCACAAAACCTGGGTTAACTTCTGAAATTTTATCCAATCGGCTCACCTTTAACGCTTTATACCAGAAGGGAGTTCTGTATGGCGTTATTCCAAAAACAACGGACAAAAAAATTCCAAGCGCTTTTTCTCCAACAGCTGAGTGATTTGCTGCATAACGGTTTAGCACTGGATCACGCCTTAGCTTTTCTCACACGTATCCATCCGCAACAAGCTATTTTCTTTGCTAGTTTAAAAAAAGAACTCACAAACGGCGCCAGCTTTGATCGGTGTTTAGATACATTACATTTCCCGGCTATTATCTGCTCACAGTTACACTTTGCCCAAACGCATTTACAATTTACCGAAACGCTCAAAAACTGTGCCGAGGGGTTAAATTTCCAATTGCAACAAACACAATTTATTCGCCGCTTCATCCAATATCCTGCCGTTCTTTTTGTGCTACTTAGCGGTGTTATTTTAGTTTTACAAGCCTTTGTCGTCCCACAGATTGAAATGTTGTTCATACACACAAATGCGCCGCCTCCTGCAATTTTTAACCTTTTAAAATATGCCCATTTTTGGTTATTAGGTTCTGTGTGCATCACATTGCTTCTTATCTTTTTTTTCAAACAATGGCTTCAACAAAAAAACGCCTATCAACGTGCACTATTTTGGTGTCGCTTTCCTCTAACACGCAGACTCATGCCTTATTATTACACTCATTTATTTGCCCGTGAATTTGCACTACTTATCAAAAGCGGCCTCTCATTACAAAAAATCCTGAAGCTGAGCAGTACTTCACATTATGGATTATTCAACCACATTGCGCGTCACATCAATGACGGCTTATTACAAGGGCTTCCTTTTGCCACACTTTTAAAAAATCACCCCTTGTTCCTACCCTTACTAGCAATTGTCATCCAACACGGGGAAGCAAGCGGCTTTTTGTCACAGGAACTAATGGCCTGCCATCGTTATTGTGAACAACTCCTCAAACAACGGTTGCAGAAAATTGTCGGTTTAATTCAACCCTTGTTATTACTGTTAGTGGGCGGTTGTATTATTATCATTTACCTGAGTATCATGTTGCCATTATTCGAAACAATTGAATATATTTAAAATGTAAAAAAAACGTTTGCCTTAGCCCCTGTTTCTCGGCTAATATGCAGACGTTTATTTTTTTAACAACTGATTCATTTCTTTGAGTCCTTTTTTTATTTCTGTGTGATATTTTTTAGTCAATTCAGATTGTGCTGTTCGTTCAATCCGAGCAAGAGATACAATACCTACAATAATAAGTGAACATAATAAAATACACCCAATAGCATAAACATAAACAAAACCGTTACTGTTTCTTTTACGTTTTGATCTCATATAAGCCACGCCCTTGCTTAACCAAAAACCAATGAATCGTTGTTTTCTTTTTTTCAAAATAACTATCTTTAGAAAAGATATCATGCAACAAAGTAATATTTCCACCGTTAGTTGCTTTTAACATTAACTTATCATTTTTCAATGTGAAAGTAAGCGTCTCAGTATTTTCAAGTTGCCATTTCATCGTTTTTGCAGATAAATCAATTTTTTTAACCGCTTGTTTTTCTGTTTGTAAATAGAGCACTAGCATGTGCCATTCCATATCTGCTTGTCGTTGTAACCACCGTTCATGAACTTGTGTAATGCCAAACATTACGCTTACTGCCACCTTTAAAAAAACGGGCAATAATATTAATGCTATCAGACATTCAACGAGTGTGAAGCCATTCTTTTTCAACTTTTTGCTCTGTTCCTGTCCATCGTACTGTTCCATTTTCCACCTCGATTTGCCATTGCGCGCCTATTTTATTTATCTGCCAACGATAATCCTGTTTATCAATTTGCATCACTCCTTTAGATTCAGTTGCTTCCCCTAATTGTTGCAACATAACTGCTAAAAGCTGATTATCCACTTTCACGTCATTCAAACTACGTTCACTGATGACAAATAATCCAACAAACATGCTGGCACATAAGATAATCAATACGAGCGCAAACAACTGTTCAATCAATAGGAAACCGTTCTGTTTTTTCAATGCGTATTCGCCCCCATTTAATATGCATTATTAGTCGATAAGTGAAATAGTTATCCTCAAAAACAAGTGTATTAAACTGATTAACTTCGCCGTTTGAATTATAGTGATAACGTTGCTTTGCCACTTTTACTTTTAAATCACTGTACTGTTCTGCAAAAATATTTTCTTCTGCCGATACGACTCTTTGTTCTTGTTTCACTAAATCATAAAACACAAACATATCACGCTGATCAGTGAGTGCTTTTATCTGAGCATACTGATGGTGTAATATACTGCGTTTCAATGAAAATTGCGCTGACATTTGCGAACGTATTTGTTCACCTCCATGGATTGTATAACCAACCATCATCGTTACAATCACCAACACTACTAAAACCTCCAACAACGTCATTCCTTGCCTACTTAATACTGACATTCCCATTAGTTGAGATGATAATTTCACGTTGATCTGCACACTGATTTTGTCCCACTTTTAAATAGCCACGTGCTATTAGTTGTTCCATCGTAGGAACGTTTCCATCATCCATTTGATATGCCATCACCTGATTTTCAATCATTTGACGTTGTGCCTCACACCCCTTACCTTGTGCAGATTCAGTGTGTTGCATAACATTTGGGAGTATCAATAATAACAATGCTGAAATAATAATTAACACAATTAACATCTCAATGAGTGTAAACCCATTCTTTTTTCTACGCATCTCTCCTCCTCCTCTCCCTTCTTATTATTGTTCTTGCCGCACTAATAGCTCTCCTTTCAATCGGCTAAGTTTGAAATTTGCGGCCTCTACCTCATTTATAAGCACCTCTTTGCGAACAAAAAAACTCACCCAAGTTGGGTGAGTTTTAGAGTAGATTATTTCTTTTTACGAATCATATCGCCCGGACTCACTGGTTGTGAAACGGGCATATAAACGGGCATCATCGCATTGGGCGCTCGGTCAATCACTTCGTTATCTTCATTGCGCATACTTGTAATGATTTGTGAAAAGTGTTTGAATCCTGGGCCATAAAACTCGACTTCGTCTTCTACACTAAAGGCATTTCGTTGTTGCACAGTTGCTATTTTAGTTTGTTCATCATAGGCTAACACTTGTCCTACAAAGGCATAGACCGGTATCTTACGACGCGGTCCAAACAACTGCTCGTTTTCTGATGGTCGTTGGTAATAAAACCCACTGGCTAATTCACGCTGTGCCACTTTCCATAATTCATCAATCCATTCTTGCTTACAGATATAATTTTCCGGATCTGCCATATAACTATCAACAGCCGCTTTGTAAACATTAGATACGGTTGATACATAATGAATTGATTTCATTCGTCCTTCAATTTTGAAACTGTTCACTCCATTTTGAATCAGATCAGGAATGTGTTCAATCATCGCCATATCGACTGAACTCATTGAAAAGGGTTCAACCTCAGTTCCTTGTGAGGTTAATGAACGTCTCTCTCCTGCCATTGGTAAATCAAATAAATCAT comes from Brochothrix thermosphacta DSM 20171 = FSL F6-1036 and encodes:
- the comGC gene encoding competence type IV pilus major pilin ComGC, which codes for MRRKKNGFTLIEMLIVLIIISALLLLILPNVMQHTESAQGKGCEAQRQMIENQVMAYQMDDGNVPTMEQLIARGYLKVGQNQCADQREIIISTNGNVSIK
- a CDS encoding type II secretion system protein encodes the protein MKKQNGFLLIEQLFALVLIILCASMFVGLFVISERSLNDVKVDNQLLAVMLQQLGEATESKGVMQIDKQDYRWQINKIGAQWQIEVENGTVRWTGTEQKVEKEWLHTR
- the comGB gene encoding competence type IV pilus assembly protein ComGB, coding for MALFQKQRTKKFQALFLQQLSDLLHNGLALDHALAFLTRIHPQQAIFFASLKKELTNGASFDRCLDTLHFPAIICSQLHFAQTHLQFTETLKNCAEGLNFQLQQTQFIRRFIQYPAVLFVLLSGVILVLQAFVVPQIEMLFIHTNAPPPAIFNLLKYAHFWLLGSVCITLLLIFFFKQWLQQKNAYQRALFWCRFPLTRRLMPYYYTHLFAREFALLIKSGLSLQKILKLSSTSHYGLFNHIARHINDGLLQGLPFATLLKNHPLFLPLLAIVIQHGEASGFLSQELMACHRYCEQLLKQRLQKIVGLIQPLLLLLVGGCIIIIYLSIMLPLFETIEYI
- a CDS encoding peptidase U32 family protein, with protein sequence MKKELIRPEVLAPAGTLEKLKTAIHYGADAVYIGGEAYGLRSRAGNFTYDEMREGVAYAKEHQAKVYVAANMVTHEGDAAGAGAFFRELRDIGISAVIVSDPALIEICITDAPGLPVHLSTQASATNYETLNYWQDEGLERVVLAREVSMEEIAKMRENTDFEIEAFIHGAMCISYSGRCVLSNHMSKRDANRGGCSQSCRWKYDLFDLPMAGERRSLTSQGTEVEPFSMSSVDMAMIEHIPDLIQNGVNSFKIEGRMKSIHYVSTVSNVYKAAVDSYMADPENYICKQEWIDELWKVAQRELASGFYYQRPSENEQLFGPRRKIPVYAFVGQVLAYDEQTKIATVQQRNAFSVEDEVEFYGPGFKHFSQIITSMRNEDNEVIDRAPNAMMPVYMPVSQPVSPGDMIRKKK
- a CDS encoding ATPase, T2SS/T4P/T4SS family, whose amino-acid sequence is MALKNKYSDIHFTPKTTHYALYFRSNGTLSFLQKLSLEISERCITFLKYNSGLDIGEQQLPQSGRYEWPELTGVSIRISVIPNYRSLPSLVLRCVSPVHQLPLALFQYQEAKLKDLIAQKSGLLLFSGAVGSGKTATIYSLLEYISQKPYKNILTIEDPVEIPSPFLTQFQINQTAGFSFDVALRATLRHDPDILMIGEIRDSETAKMALRMALTGHLVVATIHSSHSLGVLYRLKNLGLPPTDLKQALLAIISQKFVPIQHHLVQRALIYEILTKPGLTSEILSNRLTFNALYQKGVLYGVIPKTTDKKIPSAFSPTAE
- a CDS encoding prepilin-type N-terminal cleavage/methylation domain-containing protein is translated as MGMSVLSRQGMTLLEVLVVLVIVTMMVGYTIHGGEQIRSQMSAQFSLKRSILHHQYAQIKALTDQRDMFVFYDLVKQEQRVVSAEENIFAEQYSDLKVKVAKQRYHYNSNGEVNQFNTLVFEDNYFTYRLIMHIKWGRIRIEKTERFPID
- a CDS encoding prepilin-type N-terminal cleavage/methylation domain-containing protein, with amino-acid sequence MEQYDGQEQSKKLKKNGFTLVECLIALILLPVFLKVAVSVMFGITQVHERWLQRQADMEWHMLVLYLQTEKQAVKKIDLSAKTMKWQLENTETLTFTLKNDKLMLKATNGGNITLLHDIFSKDSYFEKKKTTIHWFLVKQGRGLYEIKT